One genomic window of Clavibacter michiganensis subsp. tessellarius includes the following:
- a CDS encoding DUF3618 domain-containing protein: MSTDRPRPVGPRSRTELKLDIQHTREEIAATLDALESKLNVRRRAKDGIADLRRRIRRTADEDPLLLVAVGVGAVVVIGGVVWAVSRAARR, encoded by the coding sequence ATGAGCACTGACCGCCCCCGCCCCGTCGGCCCGCGCTCGCGCACGGAGCTGAAGCTCGACATCCAGCACACGCGCGAGGAGATCGCCGCCACGCTCGACGCGCTGGAGTCGAAGCTCAACGTGCGGCGCCGGGCGAAGGACGGCATCGCCGACCTCCGTCGCCGGATCCGCCGCACCGCGGACGAGGACCCGTTGCTGCTCGTGGCCGTCGGCGTGGGCGCGGTCGTGGTGATCGGCGGCGTGGTCTGGGCCGTGTCGCGCGCCGCGCGCCGCTGA
- a CDS encoding phage holin family protein: MTDQDLNPKSKRSLVRLVADLPTLIVQLVKDEIESFKNELVSKLKHAGIGAGFLVVALFFAFIAFLVLVAAAILGLSEAFSPWLSALIVAGVFLLITVVLALLGIRWLKKGVPPTPEETVDSLKEDVDAVKGTGKYEH, translated from the coding sequence ATGACGGATCAGGATCTCAATCCGAAGAGCAAGCGCTCGCTCGTCCGGCTCGTCGCCGACCTGCCGACCCTCATCGTCCAGCTGGTCAAGGACGAGATCGAGTCGTTCAAGAACGAGCTCGTCTCCAAGCTCAAGCACGCGGGGATCGGCGCCGGCTTCCTCGTCGTCGCGCTCTTCTTCGCGTTCATCGCGTTCCTGGTGCTCGTCGCCGCCGCGATCCTCGGCCTGTCCGAGGCGTTCTCGCCGTGGCTCTCCGCGCTCATCGTCGCCGGCGTGTTCCTCCTGATCACGGTGGTGCTGGCGCTGCTCGGCATCCGCTGGCTCAAGAAGGGCGTCCCGCCGACGCCCGAGGAGACCGTGGACAGCCTCAAGGAGGACGTCGACGCGGTGAAGGGGACCGGCAAGTATGAGCACTGA
- a CDS encoding FAD/NAD(P)-binding protein, with protein MGGLIAARACALAGRRVILVEASPALGGTVGSHVVDGLRLDSGAESFATRRGTGRRLPRRARPRRPHRAAEPGRRVGAARRAGHPAPAHGPPRDPGAPVRPHHRHRDRPRRRRPRQGRPRAPRLRRREGAHARRPRPRPHGRPRRRPARRPHRLRRAQRAPPTRSTPTPSRPASAPASPSTARSGARSRPCAPPRPRDPP; from the coding sequence GTGGGCGGCCTCATCGCCGCCCGCGCCTGCGCCCTGGCCGGCCGGCGCGTGATCCTCGTGGAGGCGTCGCCCGCGCTCGGCGGCACCGTCGGATCCCACGTGGTCGACGGCCTCCGCCTCGACAGCGGCGCCGAGAGCTTCGCGACCCGCCGCGGCACGGGTCGCCGCCTACCTCGGCGAGCTCGGCCTCGCCGACCGCATCGTGCAGCCGAACCCGGACGGCGCGTGGGTGCAGCTCGCCGAGCGGGCCATCCAGCTCCCGCGCACGGGCCTCCTCGGGATCCCGGCGCACCCGTTCGACCTCACCATCGCCACCGCGATCGGCCGCGTCGGCGTCGTCCGCGCCAAGGCCGACCTCGCGCTCCCCGCCTCCGTCGGCGCGAAGGAGCGCACGCTCGGCGGCCTCGTCCGCGCCCGCATGGGCGACCGCGTCGTCGACCGGCTCGTCGCCCCCATCGTCTCCGGCGTGCACAGCGCGCACCCCCGACGAGGTCGACGCCGACTCCGTCGCGCCCGGCCTCCGCGCCGGCCTCGCCGAGCACGGCTCGCTCGGGCGCGCGGTCGCGTCCATGCGCGCCGCCTCGCCCGCGGGATCCGCCGTGA